The Sesamum indicum cultivar Zhongzhi No. 13 linkage group LG6, S_indicum_v1.0, whole genome shotgun sequence genome has a segment encoding these proteins:
- the LOC105164054 gene encoding 2-C-methyl-D-erythritol 2,4-cyclodiphosphate synthase, chloroplastic, which translates to MAMATSSIYCATTPLPQRSLSKQFPLHLPAACVTRHALPSLSITARLPAQVAAASSAVEAKPQQEAVAPAKVLPFRVGHGFDLHRLEPGYPLIIGGINIPHDRGCEAHSDGDVLLHCVVDAILGALGLPDIGQIFPDTDPKWKGAASSVFIKEAVRLMHEAGYELGNLDATLILQRPKVSPHKEAIRSNLCKLLGADLSVVNLKAKTHEKVDSLGENRSIAAHTVVLLMRKE; encoded by the exons ATGGCAATGGCGACTTCTTCAATTTACTGCGCAACAACTCCGTTACCCCAAAGGAGCCTCTCCAAACAATTCCCCCTCCACCTCCCCGCCGCATGCGTCACGCGGCACGCGCTTCCTTCTTTAAGCATAACAGCGAGATTGCCAGCACAGGTAGCTGCAGCCTCCAGCGCCGTCGAAGCCAAGCCGCAGCAGGAAGCCGTTGCTCCTGCTAAGGTTTTGCCGTTTCGGGTTGGCCACGGCTTCGATTTGCACCGGCTGGAGCCGGGGTACCCTCTCATCATCGGTGGTATTAATATTCCTCATGATCGAGGCTGCGAAGCTCACTCTGATG GTGATGTCTTGCTACACTGTGTGGTTGACGCAATATTGGGGGCACTGGGGCTTCCAGATATTGGGCAGATCTTTCCAGACACAGATCCAAAATGGAAAGGCGCAGCATCTTCTGTTTTCATCAAGGAAGCA GTTAGGCTAATGCATGAGGCGGGTTATGAACTTGGAAATTTAGATGCTACATTGATCCTTCAAAGACCAAAGGTCAGCCCGCATAAGGAGGCTATCAGATCCAATTTGTGCAAGCTACTTGGTGCCGATCTGTCTGTTGTGAACCTCAAAGCAAAAACTCATGAGAAGGTTGACAGTCTTGGGGAAAATAGGAGTATAGCTGCACACACAGTTGTTCTCCTTATGAGGAAGGAATAG
- the LOC105164055 gene encoding 1-aminocyclopropane-1-carboxylate synthase, whose amino-acid sequence MTMNQVQLLSQIATNDGHGENSAFFDGWKAYDSDPYHPTRNPSGVIQMGLAENQLSFDLVQEWVRNNPKASICTAEGSNGFKDIAIYQDYHGLPEFRNAVARFMEKVRGNRVRFDPDRIVMSGGATGAQETLAFCLADAGDAFLVPTPYYPGNDRDLTWRTGIQLLPVVCESSNDFKITRRALETAYKNAQESNIKVKGLLLNNPSNPLGTVIDRETLTDSLLFTNEKNIHLICDEIYSATVFSQPGFTSIAEIVQENTDCNRNLIHIVYSLSKDLGFPGFRVGIVYSYNDIVVNCARKMSSFGLVSTQTQHLIATMLSDDVFVDRFIAESSKRLEIRHGILSAGLAQVGIGSLKSNAGLYCWMDLRRLLKEPTFEAELELWQVIINDVKLNVSPGASFHCSEPGWFRVCFANMDGETMMVALNRIHKFVTQKKGSDQESGRKQCRSSKLEISLSFRRLDEMKMAAPHKMSPHSPMSSPLVRART is encoded by the exons ATGACTATGAATCAAGTGCAGCTCTTGTCCCAGATTGCAACCAACGATGGACATGGTGAAAACTCGGCTTTCTTCGACGGTTGGAAGGCCTACGACAGTGATCCTTACCACCCCACCCGAAATCCGAGTGGGGTTATTCAGATGGGACTTGCAGAAAACCAG CTTTCCTTTGATTTAGTCCAAGAATGGGTTAGGAACAACCCGAAGGCCTCCATATGCACGGCAGAAGGATCAAATGGCTTCAAGGATATCGCCATCTATCAAGATTATCATGGCTTGCCAGAATTCAGAAAT GCTGTTGCAAGATTCATGGAGAAAGTGAGAGGAAACAGAGTCCGTTTCGACCCTGACCGCATAGTAATGAGCGGTGGAGCAACCGGAGCGCAAGAAACGTTGGCCTTCTGCTTGGCTGATGCTGGTGACGCGTTCTTGGTGCCGACTCCTTACTATCCAGG AAACGATCGAGATCTAACGTGGCGAACGGGAATTCAACTTCTTCCTGTCGTTTGCGAGAGCTCCAATGATTTCAAGATCACCCGACGAGCCCTTGAAACTGCATACAAGAATGCTCAAGAATCGAACATCAAAGTGAAGGGCTTGCTTCTCAACAATCCTTCAAATCCATTAGGCACGGTAATAGATAGGGAGACTTTAACTGACTCATTACTCTTCACTAATGAGAAAAACATCCACTTAATCTGCGACGAGATCTACTCTGCCACGGTCTTCAGCCAGCCAGGTTTCACCAGCATTGCTGAAATAGTGCAAGAAAACACAGACTGCAACCGCAACCTCATCCACATTGTCTATAGCTTGTCGAAAGACCTCGGGTTCCCTGGATTCAGGGTAGGCATCGTGTACTCATATAATGACATAGTTGTGAATTGTGCACGAAAAATGTCGAGCTTTGGGCTTGTCTCGACTCAGACACAGCACCTGATAGCAACAATGCTGTCAGACGATGTTTTTGTGGACCGTTTCATTGCTGAGAGCTCTAAGAGGCTGGAAATAAGGCACGGGATTCTGTCAGCAGGGCTAGCTCAAGTAGGAATAGGGAGCTTGAAGAGCAATGCCGGGCTATACTGCTGGATGGACTTGAGGAGGCTGCTGAAGGAGCCTACATTTGAGGCGGAACTGGAGCTGTGGCAGGTGATTATTAACGATGTTAAGCTCAACGTCTCGCCTGGCGCCTCCTTCCATTGCTCCGAGCCTGGATGGTTCCGTGTCTGCTTTGCAAATATGGACGGTGAAACGATGATGGTTGCATTGAATAGGATACATAAATTTGTGACTCAGAAGAAGGGGTCTGATCAGGAAAGTGGTAGGAAACAATGCAGGAGTAGTAAACTTGAGATCAGCTTATCATTCCGACGATTGGATGAGATGAAGATGGCGGCGCCCCACAAAATGTCGCCTCATTCGCCTATGTCCTCGCCTCTTGTTCGAGCCAGGACTTGA
- the LOC105164057 gene encoding heavy metal-associated isoprenylated plant protein 39 isoform X3: MKAVSSLTGIESLAMDMKERKLTVVGDVDPVQIVSKLRKSWHTEILTVGPAKEPEKKKEDEKKKEDEKKKEDEKKKEADDKKKESEQIAELLKLYKNYNPYYTQYYHVYSAEENPNSCVIS; encoded by the exons ATGAAGGCAGTTTCCAGCCTCACAG GCATAGAATCCCTGGCCATGGACATGAAGGAGAGGAAACTAACAGTAGTAGGCGATGTGGATCCAGTTCAAATTGTGAGCaaattgagaaaatcttgGCACACAGAAATACTGACAGTAGGGCCAGCAAAAGAGCcagaaaagaagaaggaagatgagaaaaagaaagaggatgagaagaagaaagaagatgagaagaagaaagaggcTGATGACAAGAAGAAGGAAAGTGAGCAAATTGCTGAGCTCCTCAAACTCTACAAGAACTACAATCCTTATTACACACAGTACTACCATGTCTACAGCGCTGAGGAGAACCCTAATTCTTGTGTTATTTCctga
- the LOC105164057 gene encoding heavy metal-associated isoprenylated plant protein 39 isoform X1, whose amino-acid sequence MVAKSLSLMINGFSCSFFLQKVVLKLEVHDDKEKQKAMKAVSSLTGIESLAMDMKERKLTVVGDVDPVQIVSKLRKSWHTEILTVGPAKEPEKKKEDEKKKEDEKKKEDEKKKEADDKKKESEQIAELLKLYKNYNPYYTQYYHVYSAEENPNSCVIS is encoded by the exons ATGGTTGCTAAG TCCCTCTCCCTAATGATCAATGGATTTTCTTGCTCTTTTTTCCTGCAGAAGGTGGTGCTGAAACTAGAAGTTCATGATGACAAAGAGAAACAGAAGGCCATGAAGGCAGTTTCCAGCCTCACAG GCATAGAATCCCTGGCCATGGACATGAAGGAGAGGAAACTAACAGTAGTAGGCGATGTGGATCCAGTTCAAATTGTGAGCaaattgagaaaatcttgGCACACAGAAATACTGACAGTAGGGCCAGCAAAAGAGCcagaaaagaagaaggaagatgagaaaaagaaagaggatgagaagaagaaagaagatgagaagaagaaagaggcTGATGACAAGAAGAAGGAAAGTGAGCAAATTGCTGAGCTCCTCAAACTCTACAAGAACTACAATCCTTATTACACACAGTACTACCATGTCTACAGCGCTGAGGAGAACCCTAATTCTTGTGTTATTTCctga
- the LOC105164057 gene encoding heavy metal-associated isoprenylated plant protein 39 isoform X2, which yields MVAKKVVLKLEVHDDKEKQKAMKAVSSLTGIESLAMDMKERKLTVVGDVDPVQIVSKLRKSWHTEILTVGPAKEPEKKKEDEKKKEDEKKKEDEKKKEADDKKKESEQIAELLKLYKNYNPYYTQYYHVYSAEENPNSCVIS from the exons ATGGTTGCTAAG AAGGTGGTGCTGAAACTAGAAGTTCATGATGACAAAGAGAAACAGAAGGCCATGAAGGCAGTTTCCAGCCTCACAG GCATAGAATCCCTGGCCATGGACATGAAGGAGAGGAAACTAACAGTAGTAGGCGATGTGGATCCAGTTCAAATTGTGAGCaaattgagaaaatcttgGCACACAGAAATACTGACAGTAGGGCCAGCAAAAGAGCcagaaaagaagaaggaagatgagaaaaagaaagaggatgagaagaagaaagaagatgagaagaagaaagaggcTGATGACAAGAAGAAGGAAAGTGAGCAAATTGCTGAGCTCCTCAAACTCTACAAGAACTACAATCCTTATTACACACAGTACTACCATGTCTACAGCGCTGAGGAGAACCCTAATTCTTGTGTTATTTCctga
- the LOC105164058 gene encoding uncharacterized protein LOC105164058, with protein sequence MPATDNQGSFLNRISIRRNQFIPIESSNDQEQENLELFQRHVADRFADLLYIHSSTTTTAVTNSNSNDHSSATAAATATTDSPSATHDTHTHPPLPPQLLSISWFRNLLDTYLCCEAEFKAILVSGRDPSQFSRPPLDRLIPDFLERSIKALDICNAVTHGVDLVQHWQKLAQIALTALNQTPLGEGQVRRARKALNTLLTSMVFDDKENANNNLHGRWTERTRSFGRRVGGGGGNNKDRTAGNFRSLSWSVAKSWSASKQIQTMSANLAAPRGGESTALPVYIMNTIVVFVMWALVAAIPCQDRNGLATHFQVPRNLAWAQPIIGLQEKIGEDWKKKEKKGTAGLLEELQRMEKVAHSLVEFADTFVFPMEEEKEAELASQVAELAEICQKMEEGLGPLQQQVREVFHRIVRSRAEVLDVLDQITKMSAPVPY encoded by the coding sequence ATGCCGGCCACTGATAATCAGGGCTCCTTCCTCAACCGCATAAGCATCCGCCGCAACCAATTCATCCCCATTGAGAGCAGCAACgatcaagaacaagaaaatcttgaattattCCAGAGACACGTCGCCGATCGATTCGCCGACCTTCTCTACATCCACTCcagcaccaccaccaccgccgtCACAAACTCCAACTCCAATGATCATTCCTCCGCCACTGCGGCCGCCACGGCCACGACGGACTCACCCTCTGCAACGCACGACACGCACACCCATCCACCATTGCCGCCGCAGCTACTCTCCATCTCCTGGTTCCGCAACCTCCTCGACACGTATCTCTGCTGCGAGGCCGAATTCAAGGCCATTCTTGTTTCCGGCCGTGACCCGTCTCAGTTTTCGAGGCCACCGCTTGATCGCCTGATTCCTGACTTCCTGGAACGATCCATCAAGGCCCTCGACATCTGTAACGCCGTTACCCACGGCGTCGATCTCGTTCAACACTGGCAAAAACTCGCGCAGATTGCGTTGACGGCATTAAATCAGACCCCCCTCGGGGAAGGCCAGGTCAGGCGGGCACGGAAGGCGCTCAACACCTTGTTAACCTCGATGGTTTTCGATGACAAGGAGAACGCCAACAACAATTTGCACGGAAGATGGACGGAGCGAACCCGATCCTTCGGCCGCCGCGTAGGTGGCGGTGGAGGCAATAACAAGGACCGTACCGCCGGGAACTTCCGCTCTTTGTCCTGGTCCGTGGCGAAATCTTGGTCGGCCTCGAAGCAGATTCAGACCATGTCGGCCAACCTGGCTGCGCCGCGCGGCGGGGAGTCAACCGCGTTGCCGGTATATATTATGAACACGATTGTGGTGTTTGTGATGTGGGCTCTGGTGGCAGCCATTCCATGTCAAGATAGAAACGGGCTGGCCACCCATTTTCAGGTTCCGAGGAATTTGGCGTGGGCACAGCCCATAATCGGACTGCAGGAGAAAATCGGTGAAGACTggaagaagaaggagaagaaaggGACAGCCGGATTGCTGGAGGAGTTGCAGAGAATGGAGAAGGTGGCACACTCCTTGGTGGAATTCGCAGACACGTTCGTATTCCCGATGGAGGAGGAGAAGGAGGCAGAGCTGGCGTCGCAGGTGGCGGAGCTGGCGGAGATCTGCCAGAAGATGGAGGAGGGACTGGGGCCGCTGCAGCAACAGGTTAGAGAAGTGTTTCATAGGATTGTGAGGAGTAGAGCAGAGGTTCTTGATGTTCTTGATCAAATTACTAAAATGTCAGCACCAGTTCCCTATTGA